The Ptychodera flava strain L36383 chromosome 14, AS_Pfla_20210202, whole genome shotgun sequence genome segment aattaattttcatccaCTTTTTCTAATCATCTTATTTCATTGGATTacaaaggttttgcaaaaagaGCTTTCATCTCAAGATTAAAATTATTATTGCACAGGTTCATAAATGTTGATTTAACCCCTTTTTAATCAGGTTTATCAATTACTATCAGGTTAAGCTGATTAAACTAATAGGGCATTATATGTCCTACATATAATTTAACAGACAACTATTTGAAGACACTTTGAGATATTTATCattaatttgatttttctctttcttagCACCTTGATTGTGTTGTACTGATATTAAATGACTTCTCTTGAAAAGAATATTCAGAACAACATTAACAGATATCATCTATATCACATGGTGACAAGTTGTATTTATCTGTTGACACTGAAAAATTGTATGAAAATAATTCTTGTTAATggtgttattattatttaaaatcaaacaTTCCAGGAACAAACTATGCATTCAATATGAAAGATACCAGGGCAAACAGCAAAGGCTAGTGTTGAAATAACCTCAATTACAGGTCAGCTGTTATTTTAAAACTACTGCCTCACATAGCAGATTAACTTGAAAAGCAACGATGCAGCTTAGGAGTGGACTCAGCATCTCTGATACATTTCAGTTTAATCTAAAActaagttttcaaatttaaaatccaTATAATGCATACACCTGGGAAGTAACACTTGTCAAGAAAACAATTTGTTTCCTAATTGTATAACTACATGATGATGTACGCAATGCTGATGTTTTTTCCTTTTGAGTTGTGGATAGAGTTTGTCACATGATGCATTGAGAAGCATCATGAATTATCAAAGTGTAATGACAACGTTTAAGTAcctgcattgtaaatgtaaatgtgatatgacactgtcattaccaatGTTGTCAATTCACTGATTTGTAAAGTAAACCATCAACATTGCTTGCCATGTTGGATGAACTATTGATATAAACCTTAATCAGCAGTTAAAGAATGCATTGCAGTCCATGTGACTAAATTGAGGCTGTACAGGCAAGATCAATGATATAAGATTTGAATTACGCATAGAATAGTGTTACTTGAGAGACTACAACTTTAAAGTCATAAACAGTGTCCAAACATCAGGTCAAAGTGCACATATTTGCTGAGTCATATTAATTTGAAAGTCATAATCATAATAAAGTCAGCCCCCACATGAAACTTAATAAAATTATAACTTTCCCCTGCACATATTTTTTAATTCTTGTGCCACTACAAGAGATGTTTGAATCAATCTGTTTTGACTTAACTAATCTCTCTCTTCATCCAAAATATTGTAATAGCTGGATCTGAAACAGATTTAAGAGGGGGAGGAAgtggaggaggaggaggagggggtGCACTTTGAGCAGATGGTGCAGAGGTACCGGTACTTGGAGCTGTAGGAACACTGTCGGTTGAAGGACAGCATGAAACGCTGCTTGTTTGGCAACTACCACATGAAGATTTAATCTTCTCTTTGTCTCCCTTACATGACGAAGTCTCGGTACAGGAGTCTTTGCATCCAAGATTATCTCCGGGTCCTGGCATACAGTCACAGGTTTCTAACATCTGATGGATGAGTgagaaaaataaagatataacaattACACAGGGACAATAAGCATTGTAACTTTGTTGAAGGGATGAAATTACAGTTTTAAAATGGATTTTGTCACattcttttgtgaaaaatcattCTGCTCACTGAAATATTCTAAGTCAATGGGTATCATCATCTTGTCCTAAACCTTGTTCATCTGAGGTGCAGGTGACACACATGCAATAGCCAGGCTGTGAACAGGGCTTTGAGGTTTGACCTTATCACTTGTCAGTGGCAGAAAGGTAGAAtattatgtgaaacaaaaataagaaaaatattttcaaaagattatTGTCCATTTTGAAGGCTTCCAGCTGGTTTTCAAACAGAAAGCATTATGCATTTAATGGAAGCGTAGTCAGATGCACATAAAACATGGACTGACCTGAGCACCTAGTGTGTTTACTGGCTCACAGTAGATATATCCGATATGCTGATAAAAATCTTGTTTGTCTTTTGTACACAAGTACACAACATTGCGCCCAGTATCTATAGCATGCTGTTCTGATAGTCGCATTAATTTCTTTCCCAGACCCTGTCCTCGTCTTGCTTTGTCCACAACCACTGGTGATATAGAAACAATGCAACATCTCGAATGTCCACAATAATTGCAGCATGCACAAAATATGCATTGGTCACACAGTGCTCTTGTTGTTTGTGTAAGATGTAATGGTGAGAAATTTTTCACCAATTCTGAATATTGTGAGCTGATATGAATCATAAATATGGTTGAAAATGGAAACACCGATAACTTGCCTGATTCTATCAATACAGCTTTGCTTTCACCGATAACCCTGCAAAGTCTGCTGTGACCTAAAACATGCTCCTCTCCATCGCTGTCTTTTTCAACCATTACCAGAGAATAGGGCAGGTCATCAGATGATTTGTCAAGTGAGTGGAGTCttcaaaagaaatgaaaaataaacaatacatCAAGAATTGTGATCCTGCCTGACAATCTAGACAATCTAGAGGGCTTGGTTTCATGGATTCAGTTTGAAGAATGACACTGGCTAAGTTATGGAGACTgtatgaattaaaaaaaaaataggttGTGACTTAGATTATTTCATGCATAGCATACACGACTGGACAAATGCCAAGGGCTGGACCACTGACATGTGAGGGTGGATACATTATGGAGAAAAGGTTAAAAACACTATAAAGTGTTAAGATTTGGTTTTATACTAGTTCATACAATTCTCATTTCaccaaatttctgtttttttcctTCATAAATCAAAGGCATAGGATTATTCTCATCCCAATACACTGTactgtttcttttacaattctctccTCTCAGACACTTAAACTGCGTGGCAATTTACAGTGATTGTAGATCAAGCTGACTAATAAATTTGCTGACTTCATATATCTGGAGTTTTACCTTCTAAAAAACTGAATACTGTTTCAAAAATTCAGGTTTAAGAAGTTTCATAATCCAAAGGTATGGTAAATATCTGTTgcattctgagaaaaaaaatgcttGAAGGAAAGGAAAGTTCCTAAACCACACTGACTTGCCATATTGAAAGCATGGAATCATTGAGAGAAGAGATTGAATGTCAGGAGCAATTGTTTGATGTCATTACGCTGATTGGTCCAATTCAGGGTAATATAGAAGGTTAAGGTTGGCGTAGTAACTGTTGTCCTGAATAAGACACCCTAAATTAAACACACTTAATGACTACACCTTACTGGGCGtactatttgaaaatgaaaataatgataacTTGAGAATCCAAATGAAGCTGACAGGTACAGCATTAGTTCTTTTTTTATATGATGCCCGTCCATACCAGTGCCTGGAGTTGcctgtgtgcatgcatgcatgtacacagGCAACTCCAGGCACCTGTGTGGAGGGGCATGTACACAGGCAACTCCAGGCACCGCTGTGGAGGGGCATGTACACAGGCAACTCAAGGCACCTGTGTGGAGGGGCATGTACACAGGCAACTCCAGGCACCTGTGTGGAGGGGCATGTACACAGGCAACTCCAGGCACCAGTGTGGAGGGGCATGTACACAGGCAACTCCAGGCACCTGTGTGGAGGGGCATGTACACAGGCAACTCCAGGCACCAGTGTGGAGGGGCATGTACACAGGCAACTCCAGGCACCTGTGTGGAGGGGCATGTACACAGGCAACTCAAGGCACCTGTGTGGAGGGGCATGTACACAGGCAACTCCAGGCACCAGTGTGGAGGGGCATGTACACAGGCAACTCCAGGCACCTGTGTGGAGGGGCATGTACACAGGCAACTCCAGGCACTGTGTGGAGGGGCATGTACACAGGCAACTCCAGGCACCAGTGTGGAGGGGCATGTACACAGGCAACTCAAGGCACCTGTGTGGAGGGGCATGTACACAGGCAACTCCAGGCACCTGTGTGGAGGGGCATGTACACAGGCAACTCCAGGCACCTGTGCCCCTCCATATGAAATGGTCTATCCCCTAAAGTTTTACAGAGGAAAGTGCATCTCTTAAGTCGGAGTTCCTGATCATCTCTCCTACCTGAGGCCCATGAAATAACAAACCTATCCTCTCCTCGGTCTTCATTGACCAAGGGGTCAGAGGGGCGACCCTCGTGGATTATGTCCATCGTGACTTTGTCTGAGGGTCACAGCTCGGAAGTTACGTATTATAGTTACCGTGCAGTTTTACTTCGAGGCCACTCGCTGTTGAGTAAATTAGCACATCCCTCTTTCAAGTCTGGTCTTTTGTGCAAAGCACACATGTACATTTCCCTTGCCATGGTAAATTCAACGCGTATCAACTTCGCGGTGTGGTTGAAAACATCTGGATCAGTTGCTTCTCACGAGTGTGACACTAGTGCGCCCTCAAATGGTCGGGTCATTCTCGGGTCAAAGGTGGAGTTGGAGCGCCGAGTCAGACAGAACTTGCTTGAGTGTAGAGAAATGATGGCAAATATCGAAGAATTTCCTGAGCCGCTGTCGGCAAAATATCGAGAGTAAGTTTTTGAGCTTCATAAAACGAGTCTTTCAAGTCATGGTTTAAGGCGTGGTGATAGGACAATTACCATTAAACTGTGTACTAATATTAGCGTCGGACATGCCACGATATCATCGAGAGAAGGTGAAACTCAAACTGGCAAGACTGAAGATTAGtggacacacacaaaaaaagattgtttgaaTTGTcagtaacctagggagtccacTCATACCATCACTTTTATTTAGAACCCCATGAGAAAATCCACTTGAATTCGCAACCAGAGGAGTGTCCACTAATTTTCAGTCATCCCCTGAAACTCGACTTTTATTAAGCCGGATGCGGAAGGGAAGGTGTCACTGTCACAGGCCAAAGACACAGGTGCATGTAACCATTAGCAGATGTATCAGCAGTCGGCGCAGATACCTGCCAGGCGAGTCAATTGGTTGAGCGTTTCTTGATACTACCACTAATGCTCAGCCTGTGGCCTCGTTTAGCGGGTTttagcacaggcgacccaaaattattactgagtttttcatagttttctctatcattttctcttgatcggagtaaataaaataaatggttatataacctaacctagcctctgtgactctttatttattttacactccattacaaggacgtatatctctcagacacacatgctgtaattaattagtcaacacaattaattatgctaatccgtggacttatcagaggttggtcagcatcggaaagatagagatgtaaatgaataaGGAGCcaattttagtaacctttcctatctttcgtgatgttgaccaacctgtaaaatccctgataagtccactgATTAGCAATAATTAGttatgttgactaattaattactgcatccttgtaatggagtgtaaaataaataaagagtcacagaggctaggttaggttatttaaccatttattttatttactccgatcagtcagagcatgaagaaaggagagaaaatgatacagaaaacagtatgaaaaactcagtaataatatttgggtcgcctgtggttttAGACATCAACTGCTTAACCCAGCTATATTCTAAGCACCTGTGACAGGCAGATGCAGTCAAGTTGAGTGacttatgtcaatgataaaatcaGTGATCACAGCACAGGAGATGCCGCGGCAGATAGGGTCATTCATGTTTATAATCAGAGATGTTGTATGGCTTGAtttgttaatttcattttctatCAAAAATATGGAATTATAAATTATGGGAATGGCATCACAGAAGCCAGTCCGCTGGCAAAGTTCTTTGTTATTGTCAACTTTTCCAGTATCCTGCCACTGAGTGTCAGCCCTGTCGCTTGCCTACCtgtcaagtcagtaaaaacaAGTATTGAGCCAAACGTACACTTTATTTTTACCTACTTGTGTGCTATAGTAGTTTaactcagtaaaaatatttacattatcaatttttctgggCCTTCCAATTTTCAAGTATCTCTTAGAAATGCCCACTTGACatgattgtgaaatatgaacttagCAAGGTAAAGGATAAAGGATTGCTTCAGTGGATtatagaaatgttttttttacgtAAGCCATATTTACCAAAGTTATGTGTTGTAATGTTTATTTGGTGttattgtgtgtgtttttatagGCAGTTTGCATACCCAACAATTAAAGACCGCCTTCCAACGATTCTCACCAGAGTTGTGGATACTGTCTACCAATataaaaataaagcatttgaggAGTTTGGTGAGGTAAGTTCACTCCATTACACATCAACAGGATGAGGATTAATGAAGTTTTAGTCTTCCCAAAGACAGTTGTACACATCATATGACATGGGACCAAACGCTTTGACAGAAACACCattattttatgcattctttTAGCCACACCAAATCAATcaagtgtatatatatgtgtttaTACAGCTCGTGAAACAGAAAATAACacgcaaaaaaataaaatttttcaagttgaTGGTAAAGAGAGATATGAGACACTATGTTTGTTAGTTTTTTTCGGTAAGGCTAATAAAGCTTCtggttttgaaatgtttgcacTATAAAACTGAGTGGGCTTCATTGTTCTATAAGTTGTCAATTGTAACCATCATGGATTATTTTATGAAGTGGAGAAATTAGTACAAGTTTAGCTAACCCTCATTTACATACATTTGTTACCGGAGCATTTAATATATTGTCATGCCAAATTATAGAATTTGATGGGTAAATATTGTTGCTGTGTAGAATTAAAATTCAGCAAGGAATGTATTCTGAATGTGTTTATTGTTATTCTAACAGTGTGGAATAAATGACAACAAAGCTATATAGAAAAGAGATTAAGAGTAATTCatggaaaagtaaattttttaaCCTATCCTTCCTTAATTCAAGGATCAAACTATCTGCTGCACATACTGGTTTGTACTAGTGCTGGGCAGTGGAGAACGTCAAAGATCTGTAGATCTCAATACTGCTGGCACAGGATAAAAAATCTACAATAATActgatgtcagtctttcaacatatctatttttattcttttctgtCAGGATGGCCCTGAAGACTGTAAATTTATTGTTAGCAAGTTGTCTGAGTTGAAAAACTACATGCAGACAGACAAAGCTCTGAAAGCATTGGAAGATGACAgagaagatgttgaaatatGGAATGAATTCAtagagaaagaaaaagagaaataCGGAGCTAGCTTCCCAAGTTGGTTCAAATCACCATGGTTACTGGTAGAATGCTACATGTACAGAAGAATCAATGACATCATCAGGTTAAGGTATGTACAGCTTTATTCTTCCTGCACTGGTTGCACAGGCCCCTGTCTTCTTGCATATCACACCCAGTTTTAATgtaccctttcacccccagttccctgtatacaggtccaactttaccatagaaaacaatggatttgggacaaaccatggtggtgaaagttTTAATGTAAATTTGCGGATGACACACTTAAACACTGTGCCACAAATCACTAGGTATTCAAAAGTTTTGAAGATGTTTCCTACGTAGCCTTCTCACAGTGAATTCTCCAAGACAATAACTACTGGGTACTACACCCAATAGAATAATAAACCAAATAACCACTTGCTTTTGTAAATTCCCATATACATGTAGCTGTCTTATCAGATATGCtgtcaaatttttgaaatgttataaCAGGCAATAGTCTCAAGCCAAAGCAAGGTACAATATATACTCTGTCTTGGGAGTATTtaatttatgaaataaaataacaaccTGGATAGAAGTTGTAAGGGAGATGCCTGGATCAAATATAAGGCATTTAAGTGTCCAGTAGCTGAACTTGGATGTACTAATAATAGATATCCTATAAGCCATTACCACATATTTTCGCAATGTTTTAATCTTTTGAAATCTTTATAAAGTTTGTTTTTATATCAAAATCTCTGAATTCATATTGACAGTTCAAATCTGAAAGATTATGATCCCTTTGGTGATCAGAAGAGGCATGCATTTATTGTGTCCAATGAAGCTGAAATTATTCTCAGCGAGTACTTGAATGGTGTCACCAAAGACAGCAAGGCGGCAACTTATGAAGTATTTTCTGAATTTGTTCAGGTAAGAGAAATTATCTTTCAATTAATCTTGCTTCGTTTTAATCCAGTACTGTTTGCAAGTTTCTTAAGATCACTTGGATAATTGGAATTCATTTCTTACAGATTGCACTGTGGGGCAACAAGTGTGACTTGTCAATATCTGCTGGAATTGAAAATTCCCAGAAAGTCAGTCCGTTGGCTCATCTCCAACAGATGAAATCCAAGATCCTGGTTGATGGCACTCCTCAGCTATGGCAGACTCTTCAAGATTCCAGGAAAGATGCCAAGCCAGTGAGAGTTGACATTGTGCTTGACAACGCTGGTTTTGAACTCTTTGGTGATCTTTGCTTTGCAGAATATCTACTGCGATCATCCCTGGCCGATGTCATTCATATGCATTACAAAGCAATGCCTTGGTTTGTTTCTGATGTTACGTTGTCAGATTTCATATGGACTCTACAGACAATGGCTGACGATCCAAGTCCAGTTCTCAGTCACCTTGGCAAGTCCTGGCAAAGACGTCTCCAAGACGGTTCTTGGGTTATCAAGGGGGATATTTTCTGGACCACCCACTATGACTTTAGTAAAATGAAATCAATCGCTCCAAAGTTGTACCAGGATCTCAGTGAATCTGCTCTGTGTTTCTTCAAAGGAGATTTGAACTACCGCAAGCTGGTTGGTGATTTGAATTGGAAACATACCACACCCTATGATGTCACTCTCAGGGGGTTTCATCCATCGGCCCAATGCTCACTCCGAGCGCTGAAAGCTGACCTCATTCTTGGCTTGAAAGAAGGTCAAGCTGAAGCCGTAGAGAAGGAATACAGTGATTGGATGATCAGTGGAAACTTTGCTGTCATTCAGTTCAGcggaaaagttgaaaaatgaatGCCACATCTGAATCAAAGGTCAAAGATGTATGTATCATCACAGTGTCATGTCGATTCAGAACACTGGCAAAAGAATGTCTATTTCTTGCTATAAAGACACTGTCATTTGCTTGCAATGCTAAGAATATCAGAATTACAGGTATAAAGTTATCACCCAGGGTCCTGGCTAGTGTAGGCATTTAATAGATATTTACATTATGGATTTGGAGAACCAGGCATTAAAAACTCACTCTCTGTTAGACTCAAAATTCAATTCATCTCTTACTTAAAATCATCAGTGTACATTCTCTTCATCCACTCTCACAAAATGTTGCTCTCTAACTAATAAGAGTAAGAATACTGTATGCAATATACATATTAAATGCATATTATACATATTAAATGCACATCACAAGTCACACATATCACTGATAAATTTTCTCATTTCTAAATATGGACTCATGTTTTATCAAAAGGTTTTGAATAAGAAATCTTTTTCCACTGAATATTTTAAGAGAAATACTCTTGAGCAATTATGCTTTCTTCAGGTTTAATAAAACAGGTCTAACCAAAACAAGGACATGTGTGTCGGAATTGCAATATTATTTTGCTTACAGACACCAGAAAAGACACTGACATGACACCATAGTGATACTCTACATAATCATggtccctctatagagggactgtgacataATTAACTCTCATGcagattttgttaaaatgcaggTGCTACTATTACGTGTCTGGGATGAATCTGTCCATGTTATCAAACTTATATGATTGTAATCTGACAGGCATGTCAATGATTTTCATGTGATTTTGTCGTTCAAAATGACTTCGTGAAATTATCAGGAAATTTTTGGTAATTataaattatattaccatgccctgtccatcgccttttaattggtcgagctgaaccacatgaccacaaatacacagtaatggtttaattgaaggaataaatttcAACCGACCATTGCATTAGTGGTAGATTGTTGCGTAGATCATGGGTTGAACACATTGGTCCTTAGCAGTAACTACTGCCAGTAACTGTTGCCGGGAAAAGTCAAGCGACTTGGGCAAGTCTGTGACAAAGTAAGTGAAGCTTCACGTCTTTTGTGTGAAAATACTGACCAAGTCAAGAGTGATGGCAGACATAGATGAGCATTTTGTCTCACTTTGAACAGTTACCATAAAGGGCATGGTTGTGTCATAGAATGCACCATGGCGTTTGTGTATTCTTTCAGATCACCAAGTGTCGACCTTTTCACTATGTAACAGATCAGGAACagtagaaaaacaaatttacagaaattgaagattAATCTTGGGATTAATTTCTTCAAGATTGAAAATAACACGCACAGACATTTCATCACAGAGTTTCATAAGCAATTATATTTATTCTTGTAGAATTCAGGAAAAAATCACTAACAAGAGAGGTGTTGATGACAATGTTTATCAAAAGCAGTAATACTGAGCAACACTACAGGAATACAAGGCAAAACTCAATCAAAAACATGTTCACAACATCACTTTTGAACTGTGTATTTTGTTTAGCTTTCATCCAGTATGAGAAGCTGAGTGTTATCCAATGatgagaaaattacaaatcCCCCTGTGAGGTTTTCACATCTAACTGGAAGTATTGCATGAGTTGTATACACTGTCACACATCAGGACATGCATGTATTGAAAATACTTAGCAGTATAAACACCCTTGGTTTGGTGGTATGTTGGACACACATCATGGCCGCAAACAGTGCTGTATGTCAATTACAGAGAAAACACATGATTTGTGAACCTAGCACAATTTTCTGCAGTCTCCTCATGAAACTGTTGTCAGAAGAAGATGCACTCGCAGAAAATGACTTCAGAATTCACAAACATTCACTCAACAGGAAATGTTGATTGGTATGGTATGATGAGATGGCATCTCCATTAATGAGTAGGCATCCCAATTATAACATTCATACCCCAATCTCTGTAACAGTATAACTTTCACAATACTgaagaaaaatgtattttacaccgtgaaagaatacatttcatgaaacagaaacaacaacaacaaccaattTTGTCTTGTAGGAAATAAATGAGTAAAGAAACATAAAACCATTTCATTGCACTCAGAACTTAAAAGTAGAACTAGAATTTGTTACAGATGTTTGATCTTCAAATAGTTTGGGAATGAAAAAGTTTGTTATGATATCAAATTTGGCTTATCAGAAAGACAAACAAGAAGTACAATGGTGAAATTTAAGACATAAACCTTGCTGTACATGATATTCTGTAACCtagaaagtaaaacaaaaaaggTGGCAGATATATACAGAGACATAAATCTCTCATAAATACTGGTTTATGAAATGgccaaaatattgcaaaatatttacatttctttttcatgtgacctcaaacatcacaataaataCTATGAAATACACTGTACCCTAAAATATACTTTTGATATCACGATTTATGAATATCTGCCAAACTTATATTATAATCCTGTAAAGCTGTTCAGATGTAGGCtatcatacatgtattaaatTGGAAGCTTGATCATATTTCTGTTAGGTCTCTCCGAACTAATCTTACACGTATGCTACTGCTTTTCCATGGAAAACAGCTTCCATGGAAGAGCATTATATACCACTTGCAGGAATTAATGGATTTATCAATGTTCAAGATGATAGATACCCATAGACATTCTATCTTGGTTGAAGCATTTCAGACTCTTGAAAAGATCACTGGACCAATATCCCTTGTGGTAGAAATCAGTATTTGTCAACCCATAGACATTCTATCTTGGTTGAAGCATTTCAGACTCTTGAAAAGATCACTGGACCAATATCCCTTGTGGTAGAAATCAGTATTTGTCAAGGGGCCCTTTCAAGATGAATTTACACAAACACATTCCTTAGGAAGGTGTCAAATTGTACTGTGGCTAAGCATGGCCCAATGTctttccacattttcaactgtcCCTTTCTGAGTAGAATATCTTAGCATACTTGTAATTGATATCATTCATGGAGCTCTTTCAAGAATAATAAAAAGACATTATGATACTCGAGGATGGATACTCAGTATCTTGCTCTACATAATTCCATTTATGAACCTAAGAACATCTTGAATGACACTCCATGGGTCTGTATAAACCAACATGAATGAGTTTGCAAGACACAGAGATATTGCCATATACATACTTGACATTGCAAAAAACAAGTAGACATatcttttttcagtttcaaATATGCTACTTTTAAAATGCCCTATCTGCTCCAGGGCTTAAGTGAGAACTCACATCAACTTCAATAGCTTAGTTTTTGTATGCAAGCACTGGATAGTATTTAAGAAGAGAAAACAATTTATCATAATTCATCATAaatatagtatatatacaaGTCTAGTTTCACTGTTTATATACAATGTAAGGCAACAGTGTCCATGTAAATTTCAATACTTGATCTGAAGTAGGTTTTGTACCTAAACACCAACTGATATGTTCAAGAATtcaaaagtgaaacaaaaattactCATACACATTTCTTCAGTGATATAAtcacaagaaatttttaaaagctGCTGTTTGAATAGcatcaaaataacaaaacaaacacacacaatatCTTTTGCAGCATGATTTTTACACCCAATACTATAACACTGaataaatttgacattgaaaacaactATCCATACTGTGAAGGTCAATGAAGACTGACTGGTTTTTATTTAGTGAAATGAAGAGATGTGAATATGTCCACATGTACACATTTTAATACCCAATGCACgatttaattttttcaacacTGTACAAGAAAGGCTGAAATTTTACTACCTGGTGAATAATCACGGCGTTTTAATGGAGAATTCTAATTTCTTTCTCTGTGAACCATCCAACATGATTTTGGTAGAAACATAAGGTAGTGCTGTGTAGACTCAATTAGGTTCAAAGGTTTTAAACCTTCTGACAGTCCtgacattttaacttcagcatTATTCAAAGtacttttattcttgctttgacTGAGGTATAACCACGAGTATGAATTTTTTTACTTGATGTGACAACAGAATTGTAGTCTGCACACATCATTATGGTACTCCTTTCCTAACAGACTTTTAAAGCTTCAGACACTATCGATAGTCAGCCAGAAAGTAACACAGGACATGATGTAAAGGTTATGAGATCATCATACACAAGTGTCACTCTTTCATTCTTTGTATCCGTACCAGTCACAACTGGAGCAAAGGGAAAAGTTAGCCAATGTTTGTCTGCATTTTGGGGCTACAGGAAACCCAAGCAGTTAATTTTGTTCAGTCATGTTGCATTCGACAAGATATTTCTGAATCTCcaacaaagtaaacaaaaaaatgGTGAATGAAACAAGTTCAACTTCA includes the following:
- the LOC139149012 gene encoding N-alpha-acetyltransferase 80-like, which translates into the protein MAREMYMCALHKRPDLKEGCANLLNSEWPRSKTARLHSLDKSSDDLPYSLVMVEKDSDGEEHVLGHSRLCRVIGESKAVLIESVVVDKARRGQGLGKKLMRLSEQHAIDTGRNVVYLCTKDKQDFYQHIGYIYCEPVNTLGAQMLETCDCMPGPGDNLGCKDSCTETSSCKGDKEKIKSSCGSCQTSSVSCCPSTDSVPTAPSTGTSAPSAQSAPPPPPPPLPPPLKSVSDPAITIFWMKREIS
- the LOC139149011 gene encoding damage-control phosphatase ARMT1-like, yielding MYISLAMVNSTRINFAVWLKTSGSVASHECDTSAPSNGRVILGSKVELERRVRQNLLECREMMANIEEFPEPLSAKYREQFAYPTIKDRLPTILTRVVDTVYQYKNKAFEEFGEDGPEDCKFIVSKLSELKNYMQTDKALKALEDDREDVEIWNEFIEKEKEKYGASFPSWFKSPWLLVECYMYRRINDIIRLSSNLKDYDPFGDQKRHAFIVSNEAEIILSEYLNGVTKDSKAATYEVFSEFVQIALWGNKCDLSISAGIENSQKVSPLAHLQQMKSKILVDGTPQLWQTLQDSRKDAKPVRVDIVLDNAGFELFGDLCFAEYLLRSSLADVIHMHYKAMPWFVSDVTLSDFIWTLQTMADDPSPVLSHLGKSWQRRLQDGSWVIKGDIFWTTHYDFSKMKSIAPKLYQDLSESALCFFKGDLNYRKLVGDLNWKHTTPYDVTLRGFHPSAQCSLRALKADLILGLKEGQAEAVEKEYSDWMISGNFAVIQFSGKVEK